From the Thermodesulfobacteriota bacterium genome, the window GACAGGGCCCTTCAGGCCATAGCCATGGAAGAGGCCATACAGGGCGCCCCCGGCTATGCCCCGGCCTACTACCTTATCGGTAGGCAGCTTTTCAACGCCGGCGAGCACACGAAGGCGGTCCCCTACCTCGAAACCGCCCGCTACCTAGGCCTCCCGTCGGACAGGCTCGCGTCCGAGAACCTCCGCCTCCTGGGCACGTCCCTTTTTGCCGAAGGTGACTACGAAGGCGCGGCCGCCGTGTTCCGGGAGCTCGCATCCCTCAGTCCCCGCGACGAATCCTACGCCGCCGACTTCCTCGGAAGGATAAACCGCTCCGAACAAAATATATTGAAGTAAAATCTGAATCCTATATACTCTTACGTTCCTCGATATGAACAGATACAGTCTCGCGGTTCTCATTGCATCGATCGTCGTCGTAATCGACCAGTTCGCGAAGTGGCTCGTCGTGAAATCGATTCCCCTTTACAGCAAGGTAGAGGTCCTGCCGTTCCTCGACTTCACGCACATCCAAAACCCCGGGGCGGCATTCGGCATATTCAGGGACCTCCCCCAGGCCGTGCGCATGCCCCTCTTCGCTGTGGTGCTGATAGCGGCGGTATCGGTCATATTCTATTTCCTCTCCCGCACCGAAAAAGGCGACGGCATGCTGGTATTCGCGCTCTCGCTCATCCTCGGCGGCGCGATAGGCAACTCCATAGACAGGTTCAGGCTCCGTTACGTCACCGACTTCCTCGACTTTCACTGGTTCGGAGACCCGGCCCTCCACTGGCCCCCCTTCAACATCGCCGACTCAGCGATAACCATAGGTGTTATACTCATACTGCTTGACACCTTCATACTCAAACGGGGGAAGTAAGATGTTCACCGGCATCGTCGAAGACACGGGCGTCGTAAAGTCCGTCGACAAAAGAGACGGGGAATCCACGTTCACTATATCCGTAGGGAAGATGGATCTCGGCGAAGCCGCGCTCGGCGACAGCATAGCAGTAAACGGCGCGTGCCTCACCGTCACGACGTTAGGCGGCAACGAATTCACCGTGGACGCCTCGCACGAAACCCTCTCCCGGACGACCCTCGGCGCAATCGCCCCGGGCTCCAGGGTCAACCTCGAGCGCGCCCTCAAATCTGGCGACAGGCTCGGCGGACACATCGTCAACGGTCACGTGGACGGCGTCGGCGAGGTCGTCTCGAAGACGAAGTCCGGCGGCTCGTACGTCTTCAGGTTTTCCATACCCGAAGAGCTCGCGAAATACGTCGTCGAAAAGGGCTCCGTCGCGGTGGACGGCGTAAGCCTCACGGTCAACTCCGCCGAGGGAAGCGAATTCACGGTGAATATCATCCCCTTCACACTGGCCGAGACGACATTCGGCGGCCTCGGGCCCGGCAGCCGCGTCAACATCGAGTGCGACATAATAGCCAAGTACGTCGAAAAACTCTCGACCGGCGCCAGGGGACAGAACTCCGTTTACCAGCCTTCAGATGACTGACATCCCCGTAAAAAACATATTCCTCGTGGGCTTCATGGGCGCGGGCAAAACGGCCGTCGGAAAGGTGCTCGCCGTGAAGACCGGCTACGAATACCGCGACGCCGACAAGCTTGCCGAAACCGAAGCCGGAATGACCGTTACGGAAATATTCGCCGCGCGGGGCGAGGAAGGCTTCAGGGAGCTCGAATCCGGCATACTGGCCCGCCTCGCCGGCGGCGAAAGACAGGTCGTTTCCACGGGCGGCGGCGCCGTCACGAGGCCCGCCAACATGGACGCGATGAGAAAGGGCGGCGTGGTCGTCTACCTACGGGCGAGCCCCGAAACGATATACGAGAGGGTAAGGCACAGTAAAACCCGCCCCCTCCTCCGGGTCGAAAATCCGTTCGAAAGGATAAAGGAGCTCCTCTCGGCGCGGGCGCACCTCTACGAGCTCGCCGACGCCACGGTCACCACCGACGGCCGAGCCCCCGGCGACATAGCCGACGAAATCGTCCGCCTCCTCGCCCCCCGCGGCGCAAAATGAGCGCCCCCGTTGCCACATCCCTAAAATCGTTTAAAATGAAAGGGATATGTACACCGGCTCCCCGAAAGAACCCCGCAGCGCGAAAAACGGCCCCGGGCTCGAATCAGACGACTGGATGGATATTTCGGTACCCATATCGGACGGCATGGTCACGTGGCCCGGCGATCCGCCCGTCAGGATACTCCGGCTCTCCGATATAGAAGACGGCGACGACTGCACGCTTTCGGCCCTGTCCATGTCTGTCCACACGGCGACGCACATGGACGCGCCGTCCCATTTCACGAACCTCCGGCACGGCATAGACGAAATGCCGCTTTCGGCGGTCGTCGGCAACGCCCGCGTCATAGAGATCGATGACCCCGTTTCCGTCAAGGTCGACGAGCTCCGGGCGCATAAAATTAAAAAGGGCGAGCGCATACTCCTCAAAACCCGCAACTCCCGCGAAAGGTGGGACCGTAAACCCTTCGACGAATCCTACGTATTCCTCACGACCGAGGCCGCGCTCTACTTCGTAGACAGGGGCGTGCTCACGATAGGGGTGGATTACCTCTCCATCGGCGGCTACGGCGGCAACATGGCCGAAGTGCACAGGATAATCCTCTCGGCCAAGATATGGGTCATAGAAGGGCTCGACCTCTCCCGCACCGCGCCCGGGCTTTACGAAATGGTCTGCCTCCCGATAAAGATAGACAACTGCGACGGGGCCCCCGCCCGCGCGCTCATAAGGCCCGTCTAGGAACTGGAGGTCGCACACACATAGTGTGTTTTATGAATTCTACCGAGACTATTCTGCTTAATCCGGCAGCACAACCTATCCCGTTCGCGCTGCCTGTCCCGGCGTAGCATGTTTGCGAAGCCGGACCTGTCCCGACGCGGTCTCGACGAAGGCGGGAGCGCGCCCGAGCCCGTCTATCCGTGGCAACTCGCCGCGCACACGGATTATTGCACTATTCCCCCGGCCACCTGCACTATTCCGTCGATGCCTTCAAGCCCCTCTTGGTCCCAGTCTTCGCCTCCGAAGACGCCGAGCTTGTTCGTGCATCCGTCGAATTCGCTGTCCGAGCAGTGCTTGAGCGGGAAATCGCCGCACGCGACGCTCTTGTCCCTCGTTATCTCGACGTAGCCGCCGCCCGAGCCGGACGTAACTCTGAACCCCCAAGCGCCCGAAAACCAAGCGCAGGGTATCGATGCGCCCGGCTTCATCGTGAACGTCAGCTCCCATGTCCCCAGTCCTACAGTCTGTTCGACTTTCAGGGATACGTCGTGCGAGCTCGAGTTCGCAAGGCCGACAGTCCCTCTCCCGAAGGGCGATTCGAAGCTGGCTTCAGCTCCGTTGCCGAGCTTGTCTCCCACGTGGGGCTGATAATGCCAGTCGTGGCTTATCCCCCCCGCGGTAGCGAGAGTCGGCGAATCGAACGACTCCGGGACGTCCTCGATGCCCCTCGCCTGTAGCACGGTCAGATTCTCGGGCGTGTCCTCGTCCGGCAGCACGCGCACGTCGTATATGGCGGTCCTGTTATCGGCGTCGTAGCTGATGTTAAGCAGCTCGAGAGTAACGGAGGCGGGCTCGGGAAGCCCTCCTCCCACCCTTAACACCGAAACAGGGAAGCCGCTCTCCGAGGTCATGGGGATGAAATGCCTCGCGAACGCATTGAACGGCGCACTGCGCGTGTCGACTTCCGGCTCCAATATGACGCCGTAAATCTCGAACGGCACTTGCTCCATGATAAGCGTGTAAAGCCCCTCGTCTCCCTCCTGAGGCACAAGGCTTCCTGACCGCGCTGTCTGGACGTAGTGGTTGATCCGCGTAGGGCCGTCGAGCTCGGCCTGACCTTCCGAGGAATCACAGCCGGTCTGAAACATAGCCGACACCGAGAGGATAATCACGAGAGACACCACCCCTGAGACTGGCTTAATAACGCTAATCATGATTATCCTCCCGTGCTTCTTCTATTTCGATGCTCAGATTAATCAAGTACTAAACCATTAAAAAAAACTATACTGCCTGAATTACAGGGTCGTCAAACGAGAAAGCGTTTCGAGGCGGTGTATATAGTTGCAGAAGCAACGACACCGGGGAAGTGTGCAGCGGCCGCTCACGACGGGTCGTGCGCATTACACTACGATACATCAAAAACTCCTCCCCCTTTGTAAAATGGGGGGGGTGTCACGCCACGCGTGCAGGATATCGAAGTAGCAGCGCATGGCTATTACCATCCGACGCACTTCAGGTGGTTTCGGCATCATCAGCGCTATGCCGAAAAAAGACACTACGTGTCCGGCCCGGCGGACTGTGTCCGCTGACATTCGAAGTAGCAGCGTCGTTGCCATTATCATCAGACGCGCTTCACGTGGTTTCAGCAACTTCGGTGCTACGCCGTAAATCACACATGCGTGTGTGGTCAGGCAAAAGTAGAAAACACTTGCACCGCCCTTACCAGCCAGCTCAGAACGTCCCCTTCAGCCACTGGAGACCCCCAGCAGTAAACAATCGAAGCGGCGACGTCAGAATCAAGCTCAAAATAACTCGTTACAAACTCACCCAAATCATATAGGCCTCCCTCCGTCCCCCCCCTCACCCCAAAACCTCTATCGCCTGGTTCATCAGCTCCTCCGGAAACCTCGCCACCCTCCCGTCTACGAACTGCACCCTGTACGATTTCCCGTGAGCGAGCTCGAACGATTCGACTATCGTCCCCTTAAGGCCCTTCTCGAACCTGTCCTTCTTCCCTTCTATCGGCTGGGTCAGAACCACCGTCAATCCCTTCTTGTACATCCGGCACCTCTTGGTCAGGATTTCACAATAAAATGATGAATATATCCAACTTCCCC encodes:
- the lspA gene encoding signal peptidase II, with product MNRYSLAVLIASIVVVIDQFAKWLVVKSIPLYSKVEVLPFLDFTHIQNPGAAFGIFRDLPQAVRMPLFAVVLIAAVSVIFYFLSRTEKGDGMLVFALSLILGGAIGNSIDRFRLRYVTDFLDFHWFGDPALHWPPFNIADSAITIGVILILLDTFILKRGK
- a CDS encoding riboflavin synthase codes for the protein MFTGIVEDTGVVKSVDKRDGESTFTISVGKMDLGEAALGDSIAVNGACLTVTTLGGNEFTVDASHETLSRTTLGAIAPGSRVNLERALKSGDRLGGHIVNGHVDGVGEVVSKTKSGGSYVFRFSIPEELAKYVVEKGSVAVDGVSLTVNSAEGSEFTVNIIPFTLAETTFGGLGPGSRVNIECDIIAKYVEKLSTGARGQNSVYQPSDD
- a CDS encoding shikimate kinase, with the protein product MTDIPVKNIFLVGFMGAGKTAVGKVLAVKTGYEYRDADKLAETEAGMTVTEIFAARGEEGFRELESGILARLAGGERQVVSTGGGAVTRPANMDAMRKGGVVVYLRASPETIYERVRHSKTRPLLRVENPFERIKELLSARAHLYELADATVTTDGRAPGDIADEIVRLLAPRGAK
- a CDS encoding cyclase family protein is translated as MYTGSPKEPRSAKNGPGLESDDWMDISVPISDGMVTWPGDPPVRILRLSDIEDGDDCTLSALSMSVHTATHMDAPSHFTNLRHGIDEMPLSAVVGNARVIEIDDPVSVKVDELRAHKIKKGERILLKTRNSRERWDRKPFDESYVFLTTEAALYFVDRGVLTIGVDYLSIGGYGGNMAEVHRIILSAKIWVIEGLDLSRTAPGLYEMVCLPIKIDNCDGAPARALIRPV